The following nucleotide sequence is from Candidatus Eisenbacteria bacterium.
CGATCTGGAGTATCCCGAGGAGTGCCGCACCCTCGTTCTCACCGGTCCGAACACGGGCGGGAAAACGGTGGCGCTGAAAACGCTCGGCCTCTTCACGGTGATGGCCCAAGCGGGACTCGCGCTCCCCTCCGGCGAGGGGACCCGGATCCGTTACTTCGACCGCGTGTTCGGCGACATCGGCGACGAGCAATCGATCGAGAACAGCCTCTCCAGCTTCGCCGCGCATTTGCGGCAGATGGTCCTGATCGTGAACGGCGCGGGGGAGAACACGCTCGTCCTGCTCGATGAACTGGGCTCCGGCACCGACCCCACCGAGGGGGCCGCGCTCGCCCAAGCCCTCCTGGAGGAACTGCACGAACGCGGGGCTACTTCGCTGGTCACCACGCATCTGGGCGCGCTCAAGGTGTTCGTCCACGACCGGGAGGGGATGGAGAACGCCTCCATGGCTTTCGACCGGGAGAAACTCCGTCCCACCTACCGTTTGGAGGTGGGGCTGCCGGGAACGAGCCACGCCATCGAGATCGCCGCCCGGCTCGGTCTCCCGGAACGCGTGGTGGCGCGCGCCCGGGAAGGGATGGCCTGCGGCGAGTCGGAGATGGAGAGCCTGATCACGGATCTGCGCGCGCGGGGGAGGGATTTGGACGCGCGGGAGCGCCGCGCCGCCGAGGACCGGGAGCGATTGGACAGGACCCTCCGCGAAGTAGAGGAGCGGGAGAAGAAACTGGGTGAAGAGGAGCGCTCCGTTCGGCGGCGGGTCCTGGAGGAGGCGGATCGTCTTCTGGACGAGACCCGAGCGCGGGTGGAGCGAATCGTGCGGGATCTCAGGAGCGGCGGAGCGGACCGGGAGGCGGTGCGGGGGGCGCACGACGCTCTGGAGGAGACCAAACGTCTCGTCGACGACGCGCGGGGCGAACCCGGCGTCGCGGAAGCGGCGCCGAAACCGATCGCCGTGGGACAAAACGTTCATGTGCGAACCATGGATCGGGTGGGCCGGGTCGTCGGCATGGGGAACCGGGAGGGGAAGGTGTTCGTCGAGACCGGCGGCATCCGCCTCGAGGTGGCGCTCGCCGATCTCGAGCCGACCGAGGCGACGGGGAAGAAGCAGGCGATCCGCCCTTCCCTCGAGACGCCCAGACCGGAGCCCCGTCTGGAGCTGGATCTGCGGGGAATGACCGCGGACGAGGCCCGGGACGCGACGGATAAGTTCTTGGACGACGCCTTCCTCTCCGGCGTGCCCCGGGTCCGGATCGTGCACGGGATCGGAACCGGAACGCTCCGGCGGGAGATCACGCGGATGCTGACGGAGGACCCGCGTGTTCTCTCCCACGAGTTGGGGGGGAACGGCGGGTTTTCGACGGCGGAGATTCACACATGATGGAGAGCGGAGAGGGAAGGGACCTTGTGGAGGAGGTTCGCGCGGCGAGCGACATCGTCGGCGTGGTCGGCGCCTACGTCCGCCTCCGCAAGGCGGGCAGGAGCTTCAAGGGTCTATGCCCCTTTCACAAGGAGAAGACGCCCTCCTTCATGGTGAACCCGGAGCGGCAGTCTTTTCACTGTTTCGGCTGCGGCAAAGGGGGGGACGTGTTCCGCTTCCTCATGGAGATCGAGGGGGTGGCCTTTCCGGAGGCGCTCCGGACGCTGGCCCAACGCGCCGGTGTCCGCCTCCCCGAACGGGGGGACCCGAGGGCGAGGGAGAAGAGAGAGAGGCTTTACGCGCTTCTCGATTTCGCCGCCGGCGCCTTCCGTTCCCTTTACAAGGGGGAACGGGGGAAGCGCGCGCGGGAGTACGCGCGGAGCCGCGGTTTCGACGAGGAGACGGAGGAGCGTTTCGGCTTCGGCTTCGCCCCGGACGGCTGGCGCGGCCTTCGAGACGGCGCGGTCCGGAAGGGGTGGAGCGATGAGGACCTGGTGCGCGCCGGTCTCGCCGTTCCCAAGGAGGGGGGAACGCCCTATGACCGTTTCCGGAACCGCCTCGTCTTCCCGATCCGCAACGTGGGCGGGCGGGTGATCGGCTTCGGCGGCCGCATCTTGGGCGATGGGGAGCCGAAGTATCTCAATTCGCCGGAGACGGAGCTTTTCCGGAAGGGTGAGGGGCTCTTCGGACTTTGGACGACGCGCGGCGAGATCCGGGGCGAGGGGACGGCGGTTCTCGTGGAAGGGTACACCGATCTGATCTCCCTCTGGCGCGGCGGCGTGAAGAACACGGTCGCCCCGCTCGGCACCGCTTTCACCCCCGAGCAAGCCCGTTTGCTTCGCAACTACGCGGACAGAGCGGTGCTTCTTTTCGACGGCGACGAGGCGGGGGCGCGCGCGGCGCTCCGTTCGCTGGAAACACTTTCCGCCGAGGGGCTGCAGCCGGCGGTGGCCGAGCTTCCCGCCGGCTCCGACCCGGACGATTTCCTCCGCCGCGAGGGGGTGGAGGCGCTTCGGGAGCGCATAAACGGGGCGACTCCTGTGATCCCCTTCCTCCTCGAACGAGCATACGCCGGTGACAGGGAGGGAGGCGTGCGCGCGATCGTCCAGGTGCTGGCGGCGGTAAGGGACGAGATCCGGCTCGGCCTTCTCCTCCAGGAAGCGGCGCGCCTATCCGGTTTGAACGAGGACGTTCTTTATCGTGCGGTTCGCCGCAGCCGCTCCGAGAGCCGCGATCCCTCGGCGGAGGCCGTGCGCCTTTCGCCGGTTCGCAAGAAACGGGTGCTGGAGGCGGAGAGGGGCATCGCCTATCTCGGCTTCGAACACCCGGATCTGCTCCCGGTGATCCGGCGGGCCGTGGACCCGGAAGGGGTGGAAGACCTTCCCGCCCGAAAGTTGTTGAAGGCGCTCTACGACCTCGCCGAGAGGGGAGAGCCGCCGGTTCCCTCGCTTCTGACCCGCACCGGCGTGGACCGGGATTTTTCCCGAATGCGCGTCGAGTCCGGCGAAGGGGAGGATCCGGTACCCACATTGCAGGATTACATCGCCTGCGTCCGCCAGGAGAGGATCGATAAACGGGTCCGCGAGCTGGAAAAAGAATTACGGGACGCGGAAGCGAGAAATGATCATGACGCCTGCGCGATGCTCCTGACCGAGCGGCGCCGACTCGCCGAGCAGAAACGGCGAATCGCGGTCGCCCTCCGCGGGACCGACGCGGTCGCGGATAGGAACGCACCCGAAAGGAGTGAGCCGACGCGATGAAGAAGAAGACTTCCGAAGGGAAGCTGGCGCAGTTGAAGGATCTGGCCCTCCATCAGGGATACATCACCCACGACCAGGTAAACGACTACCTGGATGAAGACGCTTCCTTGGAGGAGATGGACGACCTCTATGCCACCTTCGGCAAGATGAAGATCGACGTGGTGGACACGGTGGAGGAGGGATTGCGCCGCAAGGCGACCCAGACCGCGGCGAAGCAGAAGACGAAGGAAGCGGCGACCCCTTCCTCGGCGGTCCGTTACGACGATCCGGTACGGATGTACCTCCGGGAGATGGGCCGCGTTCCTCTTTTGGATCGCGAGGGGGAAGTCAAGATCGCCAAGAGGATCGAATCGGGACAGAAACAGGTGGAACTGACCCTGTTCGAGTCCTCCACCACCTATGCGGAACTCCGGGAGATCGTGAAAAAACTGGAGGATCCGAAGGCGCGTCTCGAGGATTTTATCCAGTTCGACCAAGGGAATTGGGGTCCGTACTATTCGAATCGAAAGGAACAGCTGAAAACGGTTCGGACCATCCAGAAAATCCTCAAGCTGACCGAGAAGATCGAAACGATCGAAGGGAAGCGTTGCGGCGAGCCCCCGCGCGAAAAGAAGAAGGAGAAGGAGTGGCAGACGCT
It contains:
- a CDS encoding DNA primase; this encodes MMESGEGRDLVEEVRAASDIVGVVGAYVRLRKAGRSFKGLCPFHKEKTPSFMVNPERQSFHCFGCGKGGDVFRFLMEIEGVAFPEALRTLAQRAGVRLPERGDPRAREKRERLYALLDFAAGAFRSLYKGERGKRAREYARSRGFDEETEERFGFGFAPDGWRGLRDGAVRKGWSDEDLVRAGLAVPKEGGTPYDRFRNRLVFPIRNVGGRVIGFGGRILGDGEPKYLNSPETELFRKGEGLFGLWTTRGEIRGEGTAVLVEGYTDLISLWRGGVKNTVAPLGTAFTPEQARLLRNYADRAVLLFDGDEAGARAALRSLETLSAEGLQPAVAELPAGSDPDDFLRREGVEALRERINGATPVIPFLLERAYAGDREGGVRAIVQVLAAVRDEIRLGLLLQEAARLSGLNEDVLYRAVRRSRSESRDPSAEAVRLSPVRKKRVLEAERGIAYLGFEHPDLLPVIRRAVDPEGVEDLPARKLLKALYDLAERGEPPVPSLLTRTGVDRDFSRMRVESGEGEDPVPTLQDYIACVRQERIDKRVRELEKELRDAEARNDHDACAMLLTERRRLAEQKRRIAVALRGTDAVADRNAPERSEPTR
- a CDS encoding endonuclease MutS2 is translated as MYPHTLEVLEFVRIVDLVGGRCVSEPGRRLASRLAPLASLDQVREAHAKLDEMIGLLEREGHVPIEETGVVEPLLQRSAVEGSALEPKELLLLLRAARVADDVERFFRKRSGACPKLAALTGGLDPLTDVQMRIARAVDEEGVVTDHASPELAAIREETEQIRREVLRILERRLKAKSADHILQEDLITLRNGRYVLPVKEGAKRKIEGIVHDHSGTGQTVFIEPMETVERNNLLARLRREEEREIRRIRKDLTDRVRENASLFSSNATILAQVDLLQGKGLLARATESRIPDIGKGGRIRIIQGRHPLLELSLDADGRREELVPLDLEYPEECRTLVLTGPNTGGKTVALKTLGLFTVMAQAGLALPSGEGTRIRYFDRVFGDIGDEQSIENSLSSFAAHLRQMVLIVNGAGENTLVLLDELGSGTDPTEGAALAQALLEELHERGATSLVTTHLGALKVFVHDREGMENASMAFDREKLRPTYRLEVGLPGTSHAIEIAARLGLPERVVARAREGMACGESEMESLITDLRARGRDLDARERRAAEDRERLDRTLREVEEREKKLGEEERSVRRRVLEEADRLLDETRARVERIVRDLRSGGADREAVRGAHDALEETKRLVDDARGEPGVAEAAPKPIAVGQNVHVRTMDRVGRVVGMGNREGKVFVETGGIRLEVALADLEPTEATGKKQAIRPSLETPRPEPRLELDLRGMTADEARDATDKFLDDAFLSGVPRVRIVHGIGTGTLRREITRMLTEDPRVLSHELGGNGGFSTAEIHT